One genomic window of Ruminococcus gauvreauii includes the following:
- a CDS encoding AAA family ATPase, producing MKAISIGAKYEIYDDSLKAYDRLPAKTYTVRFSKMSGFFLEARTDLVVKEKVYGVHPEKADKVIAAFAMFERNLGVILSGDKGIGKSLFARVLSSKAVKTGYPVIIVDQFIPGIASYIESIDQEAVILFDEFDKTFGSIRPGENEADPQSGLLSLFDGTSDGKKLFIITCNSLYNLSDYLVNRPGRFHYHFRFDYPSSEDIREYLTDKLEARCHGEIEKVILFSKKVALNYDCLRAIAFELSLGIPFEAAILDINIINMHEELYNITLHFSGGVTMSAKRCQLDLFNRDCHESVSLFDDKGRNLVMAEFMPSECVYDTERHATILPADCITLNYTDYYGTSTREETKRLVPEYLSIVRATECNIHYLTA from the coding sequence ATGAAAGCTATAAGTATTGGTGCGAAATATGAGATTTATGATGATTCACTCAAGGCCTACGACAGGCTCCCTGCAAAGACTTACACGGTCCGTTTCTCAAAGATGTCCGGCTTTTTTCTGGAAGCACGGACGGACTTGGTGGTGAAGGAGAAGGTCTACGGAGTCCATCCGGAAAAGGCAGACAAAGTCATTGCGGCATTTGCAATGTTTGAACGGAATCTTGGTGTCATCCTAAGTGGAGACAAAGGTATTGGCAAGTCGCTTTTTGCCAGAGTCCTTTCCTCAAAGGCGGTTAAGACCGGGTATCCTGTCATTATTGTTGACCAGTTCATCCCGGGTATCGCTTCCTATATTGAGTCCATCGACCAGGAGGCTGTCATCTTGTTTGACGAGTTCGACAAGACCTTTGGCAGTATCCGGCCAGGAGAAAATGAAGCAGATCCGCAGTCTGGGCTTTTGAGCCTGTTTGACGGAACATCTGACGGAAAAAAGCTGTTCATTATCACATGCAACAGCCTGTACAATCTAAGCGATTATCTGGTGAATCGCCCAGGTCGTTTCCACTATCATTTCCGCTTTGATTACCCGTCTTCGGAAGATATCAGGGAATATCTGACCGATAAGTTAGAGGCTCGGTGCCACGGCGAGATTGAGAAGGTAATCCTGTTCTCGAAGAAAGTGGCTTTGAATTATGACTGCCTCCGTGCGATAGCGTTTGAACTTAGCCTTGGGATTCCGTTTGAAGCGGCAATACTGGACATCAATATCATCAACATGCATGAGGAGCTGTACAACATCACTCTGCATTTCAGCGGTGGAGTCACCATGAGCGCCAAAAGGTGCCAGTTAGATCTGTTCAACAGGGACTGCCATGAGAGTGTCAGTCTGTTCGACGATAAAGGTAGAAACCTGGTCATGGCTGAGTTTATGCCCTCTGAATGTGTCTATGACACTGAGCGTCATGCGACGATTCTTCCGGCAGACTGTATCACGCTGAATTACACGGATTATTATGGGACATCGACACGGGAAGAAACGAAAAGACTGGTG